A region from the Brassica napus cultivar Da-Ae chromosome C8, Da-Ae, whole genome shotgun sequence genome encodes:
- the LOC125591505 gene encoding uncharacterized protein LOC125591505 yields the protein MLHKAIHAIRQLKKKGNTNTSSAPKQQCKSSYLSNSDLKTNEISFDKSKAVKPTSKAHSTRCFKCHRIGHYANKCQKQKPLVTLENENLETEPEKEEPLPIQIPDQTQDLRTNLFEEEGNDVPWFVDQSIGANQHGDQDVLNNLTEVRSSDRTDQTDQAVPRASRLELRLEPRPDDLTDRTTARLPQPTRHSKTHGRARLSLGREETKDGHAFLSGGPSGQSRKRPYLYPVHPSGSDEPGHLD from the exons atgttgcataaggcaATTCATGCTATCCGACAGctcaaaaagaagggaaacaccAACACTTCTTCGGCACCAAAACAGCAATGTAAGTCTTCTTATCtttcaaattctgatttgaaaactaatgagatttcttttgataaaagcaaagctgtgaaacccacaagcaaagctcattccaccaggtgcttcaaatgccataggATCGGTCATTATGCTAACAAGTGTCAAAAGCAAAAaccgttggtgactttggagaatgAGAACCTTGAAACCGAGCCAGAAAAGGAAGAGCCTTTGCCAATTCAAATACCGGACCAAACTCAAG atttgaggacaaatctttttgaagaggaagggaatgatgtgccctggttcgtggatcagtccattggagccaaccagcatggagatcaggacgttctgaacaattTGACCGAGGTTCGTTCATCCGACCGTACCGATCAGACTGACCAAGCCGTTCCGCGTGCGTCCCGATTGGAGCTTCGGCTGGAACcacgtccagacgacctaaCCGACCGAACCACAGCCCGTCTTCCCCAACCAACTCGACATTCTAAAACCCACGGTCGAGCCAGACTTAGCTTGGGTcgtgaagaaaccaaagacggacatgcattcttatctggcggaccatccggacagtcccgcaagcgtccttatctttaccccgtgcatccatctggttcggatgaacctggacatcttgactag
- the LOC106389865 gene encoding uncharacterized protein LOC106389865 isoform X1, with product MSGHNYSLWPVIMTPYNLPPEMCMKQEYMFLTVLVPGPNHPKRSLDIFLQPLIDELKDLWSNGVQAFDISTKQNFSLKVVLMWTISDFPAYGMLSGWTTHGRLACPYCMDETNAFQLKNGRKTSWFDCHRCFLPLDHSYRRNKKSFKRGRAETGSPPELLTGVELWQGHVNRLPKTVDCGGNHGRIQGYGDTHNWHKQSIFWELPYWKYHKLRHNLDVMHIEKNFWDNIINTLLNVQGKTKDDIKSRLDLKEYCNRKELHLTSDGKAPVPIFRLQADAKKTFLQWLKEDVKFSDGYASSISGCVDLAGGKLTGMKSHDCHVFMQRLLPVAFAELLDKSVHEALSGKYRTIFLDLHT from the coding sequence ATGTCGGGACATAATTATTCATTATGGCCTGTTATAATGACTCCGTATAATCTGCCTCCAGAGATGTGCATGAAACAAGAATACATGTTCTTGACAGTTTTAGTCCCTGGTCCTAACCATCCTAAGAGAAGTCTCGATATTTTTCTTCAGCCATTAATAGATGAGTTGAAAGATTTGTGGTCTAACGGCGTTCAAGCATTCGATATTTCTACCAAACAAAACTTCTCATTAAAAGTTGTATTAATGTGGACGATAAGCGACTTCCCTGCTTATGGTATGCTTTCTGGATGGACAACTCATGGTCGGTTGGCTTGTCCTTATTGTATGGATGAGACTAATGCATTTCAGTTGAAGAATGGTAGAAaaacaagttggtttgattgtcatcggtGTTTTCTCCCATTAGATCATAGTTATCGGCGAAACAAGAAGAGCTTTAAAAGAGGAAGGGCTGAGACTGGTAGCCCCCCTGAGTTGCTAACAGGTGTAGAACTTTGGCAGGGACATGTCAACCGTTTGCCCAAAACAGTTGATTGTGGAGGAAATCATGGACGAATACAAGGATATGGTGATACTCACAACTGGCATAAGCAGAGCATTTTTTGGGAGTTACCTTACTGGAAATATCATAAACTTCGACACAATCTTGATGTAATGCACATCGAGAAAAACTTTTGGGATAATATCATCAATACCTTACTGAATGTGCAAGGAAAGACAAAAGATGATATTAAATCGCGGCTTGATTTGAAAGAGTATTGTAATCGGAAAGAGTTGCATTTAACATCTGATGGGAAGGCTCCAGTCCCAATTTTTAGATTGCAAGCTGATGCTAAAAAGACTTTTTTACAGTGGCTGAAAGAAGATGTTAAGTTTTCAGATGGATATGCTTCAAGTATATCCGGGTGCGTTGATCTTGCTGGAGGAAAGTTAACCGGAATGAAAAGCCATGACTGCCATGTTTTTATGCAACGGTTACTTCCAGTTGCATTTGCTGAACTTTTGGATAAGTCTGTACACGAGGCTTTATCTGGTAAGTATAGAACTATTTTCTTAGATTTACATACATGA